A single window of Archangium gephyra DNA harbors:
- a CDS encoding FAD-binding protein, with protein MRTTTTDLRAMGGLYEATASVREPTTPEELAALFQDAVAQRRRLTLIGARRSFGEHFLPPGDAEGVSTARLSGTTRLLSTEADGGIWVRAPGSLTFEALHREYPHHLPHHPPTGDRISLAGALAACAHNAVGFFAEEVRAFRLMTPDGAVHECHAAAPGLAGELFRLVPGSFGALGVILELELRLFRVRERQRAEITVLEHGPTQGYAALERLETLYRSGDYPLGRGLFFFGRRGKSVLLGDRIVVPEPHHKAAPLPLTDDATRRNIVAQGLANRVPGLVSPLQGLVLRQGRRFHAGLYGFTFFQRSYDRAYDYLASPEVLPRVLRALGIDPRLTVCHQTFAVPVERRQSFLDMYFDVFDAYPELEARLEQQDLIRLPECAWPLHAAHGMPGGAYLFSVSMSVRRGQSHEARARTFLGEVSRRAFEEQGVKVMLLKQAHCEPALLRRMHAPFIEALSALKQRVDPHRVLTSRMLDALGL; from the coding sequence ATGCGCACGACCACGACCGACCTTCGGGCCATGGGAGGCCTCTACGAAGCCACCGCCAGCGTGCGCGAGCCGACCACGCCCGAGGAGCTCGCGGCCCTGTTCCAGGACGCGGTGGCACAGCGCCGGCGCCTCACGCTGATCGGAGCCCGGCGCTCCTTCGGCGAACACTTCCTCCCGCCCGGGGACGCGGAAGGCGTCTCCACGGCCCGGCTCTCCGGCACGACGCGCCTGCTCTCCACCGAGGCGGATGGCGGCATCTGGGTGCGCGCGCCAGGCAGCCTGACCTTCGAGGCGCTGCACCGCGAGTATCCCCACCACCTGCCGCATCATCCCCCCACGGGCGATCGAATCTCCCTGGCGGGCGCGCTGGCGGCGTGCGCCCACAATGCCGTGGGCTTCTTCGCCGAGGAGGTTCGCGCGTTTCGCCTGATGACGCCGGATGGCGCGGTTCACGAGTGTCACGCCGCGGCGCCCGGGCTCGCCGGAGAGCTGTTCCGGCTGGTGCCAGGCTCGTTCGGGGCCCTGGGAGTGATCCTGGAACTCGAGCTGCGCTTGTTCCGGGTGCGGGAGCGGCAGCGGGCGGAGATCACCGTCCTCGAACACGGCCCGACCCAGGGGTACGCGGCCCTGGAGCGACTCGAGACCCTCTACCGCTCGGGAGACTACCCGCTGGGCCGGGGGCTGTTCTTCTTCGGACGCCGTGGGAAGAGTGTGTTGCTGGGCGACCGCATCGTGGTGCCCGAACCCCATCACAAGGCCGCTCCGCTGCCGCTGACCGACGACGCCACCCGGCGGAACATCGTGGCGCAGGGCCTCGCCAACCGGGTGCCCGGGCTCGTGAGCCCGTTGCAGGGGCTCGTGCTCAGACAGGGCCGGCGTTTTCACGCGGGGCTCTACGGATTCACGTTCTTTCAGCGCAGCTATGATCGCGCGTACGACTATCTCGCCTCACCCGAGGTGCTCCCGCGCGTGCTGCGCGCCCTGGGAATCGATCCCCGATTGACGGTGTGTCACCAGACGTTCGCGGTGCCCGTGGAGCGGCGGCAGTCGTTCCTGGACATGTATTTCGACGTGTTCGATGCGTACCCGGAGCTCGAGGCGCGGCTCGAGCAGCAGGATCTGATCCGGCTGCCGGAATGCGCCTGGCCCCTGCACGCGGCCCACGGCATGCCCGGAGGCGCGTACTTGTTCAGCGTGAGCATGAGCGTGCGGCGAGGACAGTCCCACGAGGCCCGGGCGCGCACCTTCCTGGGCGAGGTGAGCCGTCGAGCCTTCGAGGAACAGGGCGTCAAGGTCATGCTCCTCAAGCAGGCCCACTGTGAGCCGGCGTTGCTGCGCCGCATGCACGCGCCGTTCATCGAGGCCCTGAGCGCCTTGAAGCAGCGCGTGGATCCCCACCGGGTGCTGACCTCCCGGATGCTCGACGCGCTCGGGCTGTGA
- a CDS encoding glutathione S-transferase family protein, producing the protein MSLVLYGHPFSSYTQKVLIPLYENGTPFEFRSLGPDTPQHSAEWLRRWPLRKFPLLVDGERNIVETSIIIEYLQLVHPGPVRLLPADPMAALDVRFLDRFFDLHVMNWVQHAVSGALTGDSVKRQEGLTLAVEKLELAYAWLEGQLAGRTWAAGADFTLADCAAAPALFYADWTHRISEAFPVLRAYRARLLARPSFARAVEEARWFRPHFPLGAPDRD; encoded by the coding sequence ATGTCGCTCGTGCTCTACGGTCACCCCTTCTCCTCGTACACGCAGAAAGTACTCATCCCGCTGTACGAGAACGGCACGCCCTTCGAGTTCCGTAGCCTCGGGCCGGATACTCCGCAGCATTCGGCCGAATGGCTGCGCCGCTGGCCGCTGCGGAAGTTCCCGCTGCTGGTGGATGGCGAGCGCAACATCGTCGAGACCAGCATCATCATCGAGTACCTGCAGCTCGTGCATCCCGGGCCGGTTCGCCTGCTGCCCGCGGACCCGATGGCCGCGCTGGACGTGCGTTTCCTCGACCGCTTCTTCGACCTGCACGTCATGAACTGGGTACAGCACGCCGTGAGCGGTGCGCTGACGGGTGATTCAGTGAAGCGCCAGGAAGGGCTGACCCTTGCCGTGGAAAAGCTGGAGCTCGCCTACGCCTGGCTCGAAGGGCAGCTTGCCGGCAGGACCTGGGCGGCTGGCGCGGACTTCACGCTGGCGGACTGCGCGGCCGCACCCGCACTGTTCTACGCGGACTGGACGCACCGGATTTCCGAGGCCTTTCCCGTGCTACGCGCCTACCGTGCGCGGTTGCTGGCCCGCCCGTCCTTCGCCCGGGCGGTGGAGGAGGCGCGGTGGTTCCGGCCCCACTTCCCACTGGGAGCGCCGGATCGGGATTGA
- a CDS encoding molybdopterin-dependent oxidoreductase: MTTEQTACILCSRNCGLRVDVEGSRLTSIRGDDAHPVSKGYLCQKAARLQHYQENADRLEHPLRREPDGSFVRVGWDEALADIATRLVAIRERHGGRAFAFYGGGGQGNHLGGAYSRQLTKAMKSRFVYSALAQEKTGDFWINGRLFGDQRCHITEDVEHADVVLFIGTNPFQAHGIPNARDTLRELKKDPARTMVVIDPRKTETARMADMHLQLRPGTDAFLLAAMLGIIVRDGLHDRAFLAERCTGFAAVEAELRAVPIEEFVRRADVPLADVERVARTFAGARAACVRVDLGLQQSLHSTLNSYLEKLLFLLTGNLGKRGGNNFHSLFMPILGNTDERTGRHVRTAHHRMFPIGGLYPPNILPGEIEHEGEDRVRAMFVDSANPALTAANTAAYERAFAKLELLVVVDVAMTETARLAHYVLPAATQFEKWECTGFNLEFPDNGFHLRHPLFPPRAEALPEPEIYTRLLEAMGELPRSFPVLERIAAAEPAATKHAGFIAALGATLTAKPRWAPYGASIAYRTLGRALRTSRAHPERVPPAAAAPLIALAIELALKEPRAVRRAGHRGNRLTLGLSLFQTILDKAEGTLITRHEFADTWSFLRHPDRRVHLEIPEMLGALQALRDEPATPSGLVLLAGERRAYNANQIFREPAWRKMDPDGAMRMHPDDARERGLSSGSRAVCESDTGQVEVTIELDDSLRPGMVTLPHGYGMRYRGGAPIGPQLNRLTASDHCDPLARTPFHKHVPVRVTAVQAARSEVPREATRE, encoded by the coding sequence ATGACCACCGAGCAGACCGCCTGCATCCTGTGCTCCCGCAACTGCGGTCTCCGTGTCGACGTCGAGGGCTCCCGCCTCACGAGCATCCGCGGCGACGACGCACACCCGGTCTCCAAGGGGTACCTCTGCCAGAAGGCCGCGCGGTTGCAGCACTATCAGGAGAACGCGGATCGCCTCGAGCACCCGCTGCGCCGCGAGCCAGATGGCAGCTTCGTGCGCGTGGGTTGGGACGAGGCGCTCGCCGACATCGCCACCCGGCTGGTCGCGATTCGTGAGCGGCACGGCGGCCGCGCGTTCGCGTTCTACGGCGGTGGCGGCCAGGGCAATCACCTCGGGGGCGCGTACAGCCGGCAACTCACGAAGGCGATGAAGAGCCGCTTCGTGTACAGCGCGCTCGCCCAGGAGAAGACTGGCGACTTCTGGATCAACGGCCGGCTGTTCGGCGACCAGCGTTGCCACATCACGGAGGACGTCGAGCACGCGGACGTCGTGCTCTTCATCGGCACGAACCCCTTCCAGGCGCACGGCATCCCGAATGCGCGCGACACGCTGCGGGAGCTGAAGAAGGACCCCGCGCGCACGATGGTCGTGATCGACCCGCGCAAGACGGAGACGGCGCGCATGGCCGACATGCACCTTCAGCTGCGTCCCGGTACCGACGCCTTCCTGCTCGCCGCGATGCTCGGCATCATCGTACGCGACGGCTTGCACGACCGGGCGTTTCTCGCCGAGCGATGTACAGGGTTCGCGGCGGTCGAGGCCGAGCTCCGGGCGGTCCCCATCGAGGAGTTCGTTCGTCGCGCGGACGTGCCTCTCGCGGACGTCGAGCGCGTCGCCCGGACGTTCGCCGGTGCGCGCGCCGCGTGCGTGCGCGTCGACCTGGGGCTGCAGCAGAGCCTCCACAGCACGCTCAACTCGTACCTCGAGAAGCTCCTGTTCCTGCTGACCGGGAACCTCGGCAAGCGCGGAGGGAACAACTTCCACTCGCTCTTCATGCCGATCCTCGGCAACACCGACGAGCGCACCGGCCGGCACGTGCGCACCGCGCATCACCGCATGTTCCCGATCGGTGGGCTCTATCCGCCGAACATCCTGCCGGGGGAGATCGAACACGAGGGCGAGGATCGCGTGCGTGCGATGTTCGTGGACAGCGCCAACCCGGCCCTCACCGCCGCGAACACCGCCGCCTACGAGCGCGCGTTCGCGAAGCTCGAGCTGCTCGTCGTCGTGGACGTGGCGATGACGGAGACGGCGCGCCTCGCGCACTATGTCCTGCCCGCGGCGACGCAGTTCGAGAAATGGGAGTGCACGGGGTTCAACCTCGAGTTCCCCGACAATGGGTTCCACCTCCGTCACCCCCTGTTTCCACCGCGCGCGGAGGCCTTGCCCGAGCCGGAGATCTACACGCGGCTGCTCGAGGCCATGGGTGAGCTGCCCCGGTCCTTCCCGGTGCTCGAGCGCATCGCGGCGGCCGAGCCCGCCGCCACGAAGCACGCCGGCTTCATCGCCGCGCTGGGCGCGACACTCACCGCGAAGCCACGGTGGGCCCCCTATGGAGCGTCGATCGCGTACCGCACGCTGGGGCGGGCGCTCCGGACGTCACGAGCGCACCCGGAGCGCGTTCCGCCCGCCGCCGCGGCGCCCCTCATCGCGCTGGCGATCGAGCTCGCGCTGAAAGAGCCCCGTGCGGTCCGCCGCGCGGGGCATCGCGGCAATCGGCTCACCCTGGGCCTGTCGCTGTTCCAGACGATTCTCGACAAGGCCGAGGGCACGCTCATCACGCGCCACGAGTTCGCCGACACCTGGTCGTTCCTCCGTCACCCGGACCGCCGCGTGCACCTGGAGATCCCGGAGATGCTCGGTGCGCTCCAGGCCCTCCGGGACGAGCCCGCGACGCCCTCGGGGCTCGTGCTGCTGGCGGGCGAGCGCCGCGCCTACAACGCCAACCAGATCTTCCGGGAACCCGCCTGGCGGAAGATGGACCCTGACGGCGCGATGCGCATGCACCCCGACGACGCGCGCGAGCGCGGACTCTCCTCGGGCTCGCGTGCGGTGTGCGAGTCGGACACCGGACAGGTCGAGGTCACGATCGAGCTCGACGACTCACTGCGCCCCGGGATGGTCACCCTCCCCCACGGCTACGGGATGCGCTACCGCGGCGGAGCCCCCATCGGCCCCCAGCTCAACCGCCTCACGGCGAGTGACCACTGCGACCCGCTCGCGCGCACGCCCTTTCACAAGCACGTTCCGGTTCGGGTGACCGCCGTCCAGGCCGCGCGGAGCGAGGTCCCCCGTGAAGCGACGAGGGAGTGA
- a CDS encoding DUF4442 domain-containing protein: MLKKSTLIRFLSLYPPYLGAGIRVTRVSDDFREIDVQMGLRWWNRNYVGTHFGGSLYSMIDPFLMLMFLENLGRDYVVWDKAATIRFKTPGRGTVFARFRLTEDDIQAVRVAVERDGRAQPTFTVAITDSKGQLVAEAEKVLSVKKKAVA, from the coding sequence ATGTTGAAGAAGTCCACGCTGATCCGGTTTCTCAGCCTGTACCCGCCGTACCTCGGTGCCGGGATTCGTGTCACACGCGTCTCCGATGATTTCAGGGAGATCGATGTGCAGATGGGCTTGCGCTGGTGGAACCGCAACTACGTTGGCACGCACTTCGGTGGGTCGCTCTATTCGATGATCGACCCATTCTTGATGCTCATGTTCCTCGAGAATCTCGGTCGCGACTACGTGGTCTGGGACAAGGCCGCGACGATCCGATTCAAGACTCCCGGACGGGGCACCGTCTTCGCTCGATTCCGGTTGACGGAAGACGACATCCAGGCCGTTCGTGTGGCCGTGGAGCGGGACGGAAGGGCACAGCCAACCTTCACCGTGGCGATCACGGACTCGAAAGGTCAGCTGGTCGCGGAGGCGGAGAAGGTGCTCTCGGTGAAGAAGAAAGCCGTGGCATAG
- a CDS encoding mucoidy inhibitor MuiA family protein has translation MAIQVMGVERYEPAFPEAAPVLDAPVRVVTLLEDRAQVTRGGTVRVRTGQNRVVVQGVAPVMQDVSLRAEVVSGRGRVADVRVRRSLRIRMADKPEAARVLEERIEALRREREQVLEDQARSRARFERIQRMLVLGASEIPEDAGWGMGAAAQWQDTFDALFRKARQLRESALKATFTAERLEEEIAAVMRQRQAMNRVDQQVVGWLEVDVLAEAEGEVEVLIHYVVPNALWRPLHSARLLEGKRILFASSAAVWQDTGEDWREAELRFSTARSSLGIEPPLLQADLLTVKKKSETVVVQARQVQVQKAGLGSAPASGGAAPAAPASVDLPGVDDGGETRNLRAPGRNTIVSDGRPHIIPLFTFEAEAESSLVAFPELETQVFLRAVARNTSPNPVLAGPVELLQENGFVGWTQTLFVAPQEKFELSFGPEESVRIQREAKRESELNPVSKWNEATIRLTLYLSNLSGSARTVAVTERLPVSEIEHVKVELDREKTSGVPVLDENGFCTWKVELPANGHARLHLVFKVSTAPGVQSA, from the coding sequence ATGGCCATCCAGGTCATGGGTGTGGAGCGCTATGAGCCCGCCTTCCCCGAGGCGGCTCCGGTTCTGGACGCGCCGGTGCGCGTCGTGACGCTGCTGGAGGATCGGGCCCAGGTGACTCGGGGCGGCACGGTGCGCGTGCGCACGGGACAGAACCGTGTCGTGGTCCAGGGCGTGGCGCCGGTGATGCAGGACGTGTCCCTGCGCGCCGAGGTCGTCTCGGGCCGGGGGCGTGTGGCGGACGTGCGCGTCCGCCGCAGCCTGCGCATCCGGATGGCGGACAAGCCCGAGGCGGCGCGGGTGCTCGAGGAGCGGATCGAGGCCCTGCGGCGCGAGCGCGAGCAGGTGCTGGAGGATCAGGCCCGCTCCCGTGCGCGCTTCGAGCGCATCCAGCGGATGCTGGTGCTCGGCGCCTCGGAGATCCCCGAGGACGCGGGTTGGGGCATGGGCGCCGCGGCCCAGTGGCAGGACACGTTCGATGCCCTGTTCCGCAAGGCCCGCCAGCTGCGTGAGTCCGCGCTGAAGGCCACCTTCACCGCGGAGCGGCTGGAGGAGGAGATCGCCGCCGTGATGCGCCAGCGTCAGGCGATGAATCGCGTGGACCAGCAGGTGGTGGGCTGGCTGGAAGTGGACGTGCTCGCGGAGGCCGAGGGCGAGGTGGAAGTCCTCATCCACTACGTGGTGCCCAACGCGCTGTGGCGGCCGCTGCACTCGGCGCGCCTGCTGGAAGGGAAGCGGATCCTCTTCGCCTCGTCCGCCGCGGTCTGGCAGGACACGGGCGAGGACTGGAGGGAGGCGGAGCTGCGCTTCTCTACGGCGCGCTCCTCGCTGGGCATCGAGCCGCCCCTGCTGCAGGCGGACCTGCTCACCGTGAAGAAGAAGAGCGAGACGGTGGTGGTCCAGGCCCGGCAGGTCCAGGTGCAGAAGGCCGGACTGGGCAGTGCACCGGCCTCGGGTGGGGCGGCTCCGGCGGCGCCGGCCAGCGTGGATCTGCCCGGCGTGGATGATGGCGGGGAGACGCGCAACCTGAGGGCCCCCGGACGCAACACCATCGTCTCGGATGGGCGGCCCCACATCATCCCGCTCTTCACCTTCGAGGCCGAGGCGGAGTCGTCGCTCGTGGCCTTCCCGGAGCTGGAGACCCAGGTGTTCCTGCGGGCGGTGGCGCGCAACACCTCGCCCAACCCGGTGCTGGCGGGGCCGGTGGAGCTGCTGCAGGAGAACGGCTTCGTGGGCTGGACCCAGACGCTGTTCGTGGCGCCCCAGGAGAAGTTCGAGCTGAGCTTTGGCCCGGAGGAGTCCGTCCGCATCCAGCGCGAGGCGAAGCGGGAGAGCGAGCTCAATCCGGTGAGCAAGTGGAACGAGGCCACGATACGGCTCACCCTGTACCTCTCCAACCTCTCGGGGAGCGCGCGCACCGTGGCGGTCACCGAGCGGCTTCCCGTGTCGGAGATCGAGCACGTGAAGGTGGAGCTGGACCGCGAGAAGACCAGCGGCGTGCCGGTGCTCGACGAGAACGGCTTCTGTACGTGGAAGGTCGAGCTGCCCGCCAACGGGCATGCCCGCCTTCACCTGGTGTTCAAGGTCTCCACGGCGCCGGGCGTGCAGAGCGCCTGA
- a CDS encoding mucoidy inhibitor MuiA family protein: protein MSIVESRLDTVTLYHQGARVTRLLSLDCPGGKPPTELEIPGLPLSLFDATVRVRVLSTDNPQADLSATHVRVGLWIPPRNAPLDTVDEAALRSLRQQVRTVQSQLRQLDWEMSILADIPVPERPAPGEGKPPPPAPLGARLALEQFSQDGVQSRLVEARSLREQLRKLNEEVAVLEDKMARASTAREVTSDELRKSVHVQLRHGGGELRRAELSVEYFVPGARWAPTYQCRLSRDCRQVELVTRALISQDSGEDWRGVKLVLSTAAPMSWTELPELPSIRIGRAQPAPPARAGFRPPPQGAIALFSDYDRDRQSLSRRAPSVPSYALPALAAPSDLEEGIVFGGVRDALEERKELRRSKKGSRPSLDALDDDMVMAEKSAVYSELSAEEEVEAAMEEPAYPMAVAAAPSMAPPPPPSPAPMAARPAMAVAAPSPARSRSVSRGGPGGGGVAPSQAGLEAVVFTHLRLAPAADDLRNRLQPVDARRFYLESLSRFQVEVKFDVMSAVEAAERRARSVTRLSLPGGTADVRQASGHFDFSYTADATVDIPSDHAFHSVAVGTRTGEASVLYVAVPREDSNVYRQAQVKNPLSAPMLPGPAEVYVGGEYVLSTTLPSVPPRGEFKLGLGVEQAIRCARNTRFAEARSGEKIVATTELWHDILIDLVNNLDREIVCEVRERLPQPAPNAEVVVEEGAVTPAWEPYAQEERGSVLEGGRRWRLTVPANATSKLSARYVVKLYANNELSGGNRREA, encoded by the coding sequence ATGTCCATCGTGGAGTCCCGCCTCGACACCGTGACGCTCTACCATCAGGGCGCGCGGGTAACCCGGTTGCTCTCGCTGGACTGTCCCGGGGGCAAGCCGCCCACGGAGCTGGAGATCCCCGGGCTGCCGCTCTCGCTGTTCGACGCCACCGTCCGCGTGCGCGTGCTGTCCACGGACAATCCCCAGGCGGACCTCTCCGCCACCCACGTGCGCGTGGGGTTGTGGATCCCCCCGAGGAACGCTCCGCTGGACACCGTGGACGAGGCCGCGCTGCGCTCCCTGCGCCAGCAGGTGCGGACCGTGCAGAGCCAGCTGCGGCAGCTGGACTGGGAGATGTCCATCCTCGCCGACATCCCCGTGCCGGAGCGTCCGGCCCCGGGGGAGGGGAAGCCACCACCGCCCGCTCCCCTGGGCGCGCGGCTCGCCCTGGAGCAGTTCTCCCAGGACGGCGTGCAGTCCCGTCTCGTGGAGGCGCGCTCCCTGCGCGAGCAGCTGCGCAAGCTGAACGAGGAGGTGGCCGTCCTCGAGGACAAGATGGCGAGGGCCTCCACCGCACGCGAGGTGACCTCGGATGAGCTCCGCAAGTCCGTCCATGTGCAGCTGCGCCACGGAGGAGGCGAGCTCCGGCGCGCGGAGCTCTCCGTCGAGTATTTCGTCCCCGGAGCCCGCTGGGCGCCCACCTACCAGTGCCGCCTGTCGCGGGACTGCCGGCAGGTGGAGCTGGTGACGCGTGCCCTCATCAGCCAGGACTCCGGAGAGGACTGGCGCGGCGTGAAGCTGGTGCTCTCCACCGCCGCCCCCATGAGCTGGACGGAGCTGCCGGAGCTGCCCTCCATCCGGATCGGCCGCGCGCAGCCCGCGCCGCCCGCTCGCGCCGGTTTCCGTCCGCCTCCCCAGGGCGCCATCGCGCTCTTCTCCGACTACGATCGCGACCGCCAATCGTTGAGCCGCCGGGCGCCGTCCGTGCCGTCGTACGCGCTGCCCGCGCTGGCGGCCCCCTCGGATCTGGAGGAGGGCATCGTCTTCGGCGGAGTGCGTGACGCCCTCGAGGAACGCAAGGAGCTCCGGCGGAGCAAGAAGGGCTCGCGCCCGAGTCTCGACGCCCTGGACGATGACATGGTCATGGCCGAGAAGTCGGCCGTGTACAGTGAGCTCTCCGCGGAAGAGGAGGTGGAGGCGGCGATGGAGGAGCCGGCCTACCCCATGGCCGTCGCCGCGGCGCCGAGCATGGCGCCCCCTCCGCCGCCGTCTCCCGCGCCCATGGCCGCCCGCCCGGCGATGGCCGTGGCCGCTCCCTCTCCCGCTCGCTCCAGGTCCGTGTCGCGCGGGGGTCCTGGCGGCGGGGGTGTGGCCCCCTCACAGGCCGGCCTGGAGGCGGTGGTCTTCACCCACCTGCGGCTCGCCCCGGCGGCCGACGACCTGCGCAACCGGCTCCAGCCCGTCGACGCGCGGCGCTTCTATCTGGAGTCGCTGTCCCGGTTCCAGGTGGAGGTGAAGTTCGATGTCATGTCCGCGGTGGAGGCGGCCGAGCGGCGTGCCCGCTCCGTGACCCGTCTGTCGCTGCCGGGCGGCACCGCGGACGTCCGGCAGGCCAGTGGCCACTTCGACTTCAGCTACACGGCCGATGCCACGGTGGACATCCCCTCCGACCACGCCTTCCACTCGGTGGCCGTGGGCACGCGCACCGGCGAGGCCAGTGTCCTCTACGTGGCCGTCCCGCGAGAGGACAGCAACGTCTACCGGCAGGCGCAGGTGAAGAACCCGCTGTCCGCGCCCATGCTGCCGGGCCCCGCCGAGGTCTACGTGGGCGGCGAGTATGTGCTCTCCACCACGCTGCCCTCGGTGCCGCCTCGTGGCGAGTTCAAGCTGGGTCTGGGCGTGGAGCAGGCCATCCGCTGCGCGCGCAACACCCGCTTCGCCGAGGCCCGCAGCGGCGAGAAGATCGTCGCGACGACGGAGCTGTGGCACGACATCCTCATCGACCTCGTCAACAACCTGGACCGGGAGATCGTCTGCGAGGTCCGCGAGCGCCTCCCCCAGCCCGCGCCCAACGCGGAGGTGGTGGTCGAGGAGGGCGCCGTCACCCCCGCGTGGGAGCCCTATGCGCAGGAGGAGCGTGGCAGCGTGCTCGAGGGAGGACGCCGCTGGCGCCTCACCGTTCCCGCCAATGCGACGAGCAAGCTGTCCGCCCGGTACGTGGTGAAGCTGTATGCCAACAACGAGCTCAGCGGTGGCAACCGCCGGGAGGCATGA
- a CDS encoding NAD-binding protein, whose protein sequence is MRRLLAFLRDHEPGMVVAWVISTLGLGVVGLRAYLEEPRFGASDLLYQSVQLFVLQLQVLPGRTPWTLDVARWSSAAVSFYAVLRAGSVLFAGELERLRLRRLSGHVVVCGLGRKGHQLAQDFLSRGERVVIIEKDEENDSLLAARQSGALVLLSAAADEAILRQARVARASLLLAVTGDDGANIETALAARRLVREQAPGRTTPLRVLAHVGDLQLCGLIRASKVLTGPEPVEAMPFNIHEAAARVLLRDNPLDRERMGPGDPRFVHLCVVGFGQMGESVAMQAARLTHLANGSRLRVTIVDRKAEERRQRFLGRCPGFTEVADLDVLEGDVEYAEVLARLEAWGQDPHRLLDIVVCFDDDRRGLACGLTLVERLRGRRVPVRVRMSHEAGMSALVHGSGEGRWNGRISVFGMLDRLCTRESILGETLDLLARTAHTDYLRRKLAEGEVLGTRPSLREWPELDEFFRESNRQQADHIPVKLRAVGCRIEPAASDTGGFAFTPEEVELLARMEHDRWCARYLLDGWRKGPRDDVGKTHPCLVPWADLEETYRDNDRAAIRQIPELLALIGQRLVREDPEVARLQRAG, encoded by the coding sequence ATGCGACGTCTCCTTGCCTTCCTCCGCGATCATGAGCCCGGAATGGTCGTGGCGTGGGTGATCTCCACCCTCGGCCTCGGTGTCGTGGGGCTCCGCGCCTACCTGGAGGAGCCCCGCTTCGGGGCCTCGGACCTGCTCTACCAGTCGGTGCAGCTCTTCGTGCTGCAGCTCCAGGTGTTGCCGGGCAGGACGCCCTGGACGCTCGACGTGGCCCGCTGGTCCTCCGCGGCCGTGTCCTTCTACGCGGTGCTGCGCGCCGGCTCCGTGCTCTTCGCGGGCGAGCTCGAGCGGTTGAGGCTGCGCCGGCTCTCCGGCCATGTGGTGGTGTGCGGCCTGGGGCGCAAGGGGCACCAACTGGCCCAGGACTTCCTGTCCCGGGGCGAGCGGGTCGTCATCATCGAGAAGGACGAGGAGAACGACTCCCTGCTCGCGGCGCGGCAGTCGGGCGCGCTCGTGCTGCTGAGCGCGGCGGCGGACGAGGCCATCCTCCGCCAGGCCCGCGTGGCCCGGGCCTCGCTCCTGCTCGCGGTCACGGGCGATGATGGCGCCAACATCGAGACGGCCCTCGCCGCGCGCCGGCTCGTGCGAGAGCAGGCGCCCGGACGCACCACGCCCCTGCGCGTCCTCGCCCACGTGGGCGATCTCCAGCTGTGCGGGCTCATCCGCGCCTCGAAGGTGCTGACGGGCCCGGAGCCGGTGGAGGCCATGCCCTTCAACATCCACGAGGCGGCGGCCCGGGTGCTGCTGCGCGACAACCCGCTGGACCGGGAGCGGATGGGCCCCGGGGACCCGCGCTTCGTGCACCTGTGCGTGGTGGGGTTCGGGCAGATGGGCGAGAGCGTGGCGATGCAGGCCGCCCGTCTGACGCACCTGGCCAACGGCTCCCGCCTGCGGGTGACGATCGTCGACCGGAAGGCCGAGGAGCGGCGGCAGCGGTTCCTCGGCAGGTGCCCGGGGTTCACCGAGGTGGCGGACCTGGACGTGCTCGAGGGCGACGTGGAGTACGCCGAGGTCCTCGCGCGCCTGGAGGCGTGGGGGCAGGATCCGCACCGGCTCCTGGACATCGTGGTGTGCTTCGACGACGACCGCCGTGGCCTCGCCTGTGGCCTGACGCTGGTCGAGCGGCTGCGCGGACGCCGGGTGCCGGTGCGGGTGCGCATGTCGCACGAGGCGGGGATGTCGGCCCTGGTGCACGGCTCGGGCGAGGGCCGCTGGAACGGGCGGATCAGCGTCTTCGGGATGCTCGACCGGCTGTGCACCCGCGAGAGCATCCTGGGCGAGACGTTGGATCTGCTCGCGCGCACGGCGCACACGGACTACCTGCGGCGCAAGCTGGCGGAGGGAGAGGTCCTGGGGACGCGTCCGTCGCTGAGGGAGTGGCCCGAGCTCGACGAGTTCTTCCGCGAGTCGAACCGCCAGCAGGCGGACCACATCCCCGTCAAGCTGCGAGCCGTGGGATGCCGGATCGAGCCCGCCGCCTCGGACACGGGAGGATTCGCCTTCACCCCCGAGGAGGTGGAGCTGCTGGCGCGCATGGAGCATGACCGCTGGTGTGCGCGGTACCTGCTCGATGGGTGGCGCAAGGGCCCTCGCGATGACGTGGGGAAGACGCACCCGTGCCTCGTTCCGTGGGCCGACCTCGAGGAGACGTACCGGGACAACGACCGTGCCGCGATCCGGCAGATTCCCGAGCTGCTCGCGCTCATCGGCCAGCGCCTCGTCCGGGAGGACCCGGAGGTAGCGAGGCTGCAACGCGCGGGATGA